From Streptobacillus felis, a single genomic window includes:
- a CDS encoding alpha-amylase family glycosyl hydrolase, giving the protein MIDLIKELHKYGIRVIFEAVFNHSSNYNFTLNLALSEGKDSK; this is encoded by the coding sequence GATAGATTTAATTAAGGAATTACATAAATATGGGATTAGAGTAATATTTGAAGCTGTTTTTAACCATAGTAGTAACTATAACTTTACATTAAATTTAGCTCTTTCTGAAGGAAAGGATTCTAAATAG